One Watersipora subatra chromosome 4, tzWatSuba1.1, whole genome shotgun sequence genomic window carries:
- the LOC137394101 gene encoding alpha/beta hydrolase domain-containing protein 17B-like has product MAMNTLTCGECCCLFCCPPFPTSIASKLAFLPPESSYTVATEDNGASYNLHLTDRAEFQYSQKELDSIEVFKAKTKRGNKICVMFVRCAGPTRYTLLFSHGNAVDLGQMSSFFIGLGTRLKVNICSYDYSGYGCSEGKPSEKNLYHDIDTAYFILRTRYSQNPENIVLYGQSIGTVPTVDLASRYSDIAGVVLHSPLMSGLRVACPDTRRTYCCDSLVNIDKIHKIKSPLMVIHGTDDEVIDFSHGLEIYDRAPVTVEPLWVEGAGHNDVELYGSYLDRIRKLLEKDLPKLQGLDLSQPPSDTLATKKTSKL; this is encoded by the exons ATGGCGATGAACACACTTACTTGTGGTGAATGTTGTTGCTTGTTTTGTTGTCCGCCATTTCCTACATCCATAGCTTCAAAACTTGCCTTCTTGCCTCCGGAGTCGTCATACACTGTTGCTACAGAGGATAACGGTGCGAGTTATAACCTTCACCTAACTGACAGAGCAGAGTTTCAATACAGCCAGAAGGAATTGGACTCAATTGAGGTATTTAAGGCTAAGACCAAGCGTGGGAATAAGATATGCGTTATGTTTGTTCGCTGCGCAGGGCCTACTCGTTATACGCTGCTGTTTAGCCACGGTAACGCCGTCGATCTTGGCCAGATGTCAAGCTTTTTCATCGGCCTTGGCACACGACTAAAAGTTAATATATGTAGCTATGACTACTCAGGATATGGGTGTAGCGAAGGAAAGCCCTCTGAAAAGAACTTGTACCACGACATTGACACGGCCTATTTTATTCTGAGGACCAGGTATAGCCAGAATCCTGAAAACATAGTCCTGTATGGCCAAAGCATTGGAACTGTGCCAACTGTGGATTTGGCATCACGCTATTCAGATATTGCAGGCGTAGTCTTGCATTCACCATTGATGTCTGGGCTGCGGGTGGCGTGTCCCGACACCCGTCGTACCTACTGCTGTGATTCCTTAGTAAA CATCGACAAGATACATAAGATAAAGTCACCATTGATGGTGATACACGGTACTGATGATGAGGTCATAGATTTCTCACATGGTTTGGAGATTTACGACAGAGCTCCGGTCACAGTTGAGCCTTTGTGGGTAGAAGGGGCTGGGCATAACGATGTAGAATTATATGGTTCATATCTTGATCGAATAAGGAAATTGCTTGAAAAAGATTTGCCAAAGCTTCAAGGACTTGATCTCAGCCAACCACCAAGTGACACGCTGGCTACAAAAAAGACAAGCAAGCTTTGA
- the LOC137393801 gene encoding LIM domain kinase 2-like, with the protein MEDHRPQEGSRSTSSSHISRIAKRLRHQCIAISHPSIPSLNTLSSAPLPDSLSPSCKVDGKSRSRSISALSAAGDCALAEKTLLLSLEAQATPNLQRSASLHDFSEYALPGNLAGPPSPMPTPKSPKRTQFITRRSSSIQGEVFTSNELEFGRTLGTGFFGKAIQVKHKRTGVYMVVKQLLTCDEDAKKSFLKEAAILKALNHPKLVKYIGFLYNDKKELHIVMEYIPGGTLEQRLQSLENIEFMKKLSFSIDIASAMEYLHSQQVIHRDLNSPNCLLREDGSAVVADFGLSKLVQESIGYSKNSLPKVKTKKKRHTVVGNPYWMAPEMLKGEQYDERVDVFSFGIIMCEIIGQVKADPDYLPRLANFALDEALFFKKFGSYCPQEFCEYAFSCCRVLPEDRPSFQKIHQDLIKFYKFYTVAERRLSRHPDIHTKISKSISSCT; encoded by the exons ATGGAAGATCATAGACCTCAAGAGGGTAGTAGGTCCACATCATCGTCACACATATCTAGGATTGCCAAACGTCTCCGACATCAATGTATCGCCATATCTCATCCTTCCATTCC ATCGCTAAACACACTTAGCAGCGCACCGCTACCAgattctctctctccttcctgCAAAGTAGATGGTAAAAGTCGGTCTCGCAGTATCTCAGCGCTGTCAGCCGCCGGAGATTGCGCTCTTGCGGAGAAGACTTTATTACTATCGCTAGAAGCTCAGGCTACACCTAATTTACAGAGATCAGCTTCACTTCATGACTTCAGTGAATA TGCTCTCCCGGGAAACCTCGCTGGGCCACCTAGTCCTATGCCTACCCCTAAGTCTCCTAAACGAACACAGTTCATAACACGAAGGTCATCAAGTATCCAAGGTGAAGTCTTTACAAGCAACGAGCTCGAATTCGGTAGGACTCTTGGCACCGGTTTCTTTGGCAAGGCCATACAG GTCAAGCACAAGAGAACAGGAGTTTATATGGTAGTAAAACAGCTACTAACTTGTGATGAAGATGCAAAGAAATCTTTTCTCAAAGAG GCAGCCATCTTGAAAGCGTTAAATCATCCCAAGCTAGTAAAGTACATTGGATTTCTATACAATGATAAAAAGGAACTTCACATTGTTATGG AATACATTCCTGGTGGAACCTTGGAACAGAGGCTTCAAAGCTtggaaaacattgaatttaTGAAAAAGCTCAGCTTTTCTATTGACATTGCTTCCGCTATG GAATATCTTCATTCTCAGCAGGTGATTCACAGGGACTTGAACTCACCCAACTGTCTGTTGAGGGAG GATGGTTCCGCTGTTGTGGCTGACTTTGGACTATCCAAACTTGTCCAAGAAAGCATTGGCTACTCTAAGAATTCTCTACCAAAAGTAAAGACCAAAAAGAAAAG GCACACTGTTGTCGGAAATCCTTATTGGATGGCACCAGAAATGCTCAAAGGGGAGCAGTATGATGAGAGGGTGGATGTATTCTCTTTCGGCATCATCATGTGTGAG ATCATTGGACAAGTCAAGGCTGATCCCGACTATTTACCTAGACTTGCCAACTTTGCCCTCGATGAAGCGTTGTTTTTTAAGAAGTTTGGCAGTTACTGTCCACAAGAATTCTGTGAATATGCTTTTAGCTGCTGCCGAGTGCTGCCAGAAGACAG GCCATCATTCCAGAAGATTCACCAAGATCTCATAAAGTTCTACAAGTTTTACACAGTCGCTGAGAGAAGGCTCTCTCGCCACCCCGATATTCATACCAAGATTTCTAAGTCTATCTCTTCCTGCACATGA